In Alcaligenes faecalis, the sequence ATGGCGTTTGTAGCCACAGCGATGTCCGCAATCGTGGAGTCTTCGGTTTCACCCGAACGGTGCGAAATCACGGCGGTGTAACCAGCGCGCTTGGCCATTTCGATGGCAGCAAAGGTTTCGGTCAGGGTGCCGATCTGGTTGATCTTGATCAGGATGGAGTTACCGATACCCAGCTCGATACCCTTCTTCAGGATCTTGGTGTTGGTTACAAACAAATCGTCACCAACCAACTGGATCTTGTCGCCCAGTTGCTGGCTCAGAATGCGCCAGCCGTCCCAATCGTCTTCGGCCATGCCGTCTTCGATGGAGATGATGGGGTACTTGTCGCACCAGTTAGCCAACAGATTGGCAAAGTCCTGCGAGCTCAGGGACACACCACCTTCGCCAGCCAGGTGGTATTTACCGTCGCGGTAGAACTCGGAAGCGGCGCAGTCCAGGGCCAGAGCGATCTGGGTGCCGGGCTCGTAGCCAGCTTGTTCGATAGCGCGCAAGATCAGTTCGATAGCGGCTTCGTGGTTGGCCACGTTAGGAGCAAAGCCACCCTCGTCGCCCACAGCGGTGGACATGCCTTGATCGTGGATCAGGCCTTTCAGGGTGTGGAATACTTCTGCACCCATGCGCAGCGACTCGCGGAAGCTCTTGGCGCCCACGGGCATGATCATGAACTCTTGCAAGTCCAGGGTGTTGTTGGCGTGTGCACCACCGTTGATGACGTTCATCATCGGCACAGGCATGGCCATGGCACCGCTGCCACCGAAGTAGCGGTACAGGGACAGACCCGAATCATCAGCAGCGGCACGGGCCACAGCCATACTGGCAGCCAGCATGGCGTTGGCGCCCAGGCGGCTCTTGTCTTCGGTACCGTCCAGCTCGATCAGGGTGCGATCGATAAAGGTTTGTTCCTGAGCATCCAAGCCCATCAAGGCTTCGGAGATTTCCGTGTTCAGGTTCTCGACAGCGCGCAAAACACCTTTGCCCAGGTAACGGCTCTTGTCACCATCACGCAGCTCCAACGCTTCGCGAGCGCCAGTGGATGCACCAGATGGAACGGATGCACGCCCCATAGCGCCCGATTCGAGCAATACATCACACTCCACCGTTGGATTACCACGGGAGTCCAGAATCTCGCGGCCAATAATATCTACGATTGCACTCATGATTTTGACAGTCCTGCCTGAAGTAGCATTAAGCTAGATAAGTTAAACAATCCTGCTGCCGGGCGTATCGCCGTAAACCGATGTGAAGATCAGCTTGAAAAGGCGCCTAGCCTGGAAGTTGAAAAGATCAGCAAGCGCGACAGCTATAGTGCAATCAGCGCCCCCTGCCCTCCTGCTAAAACAGGATTGTACCTGCCCATGACACAGCCGTGCCATGTCTGGTCCCGAAAGCTGGAAAAAAGCTAGGATTCAAGACCCTGCCTTCATCCTGATCGAAACCGGCACGTGTTTATTATCACCAGAAATTCCGAGACTAGGCGGCGTCTCTGTAAATACAAAAAGTACCGATACGTCTCAAAGTAAATCTTTGTCGCCCGCTTTCAACAAGGCGCTTTCCCAGTTGCCCAGCAAGGTAATCAACTGGTTCAAGTCCTGATCGGAGAAGTCCTGCAGCATGGCTTCCACCAGGCGGCGGCGCCGGGGCAAGGTGGCCTCGACCAGTTCGCGGCCAGCGGAGCTGAGACGCACATTGGTCAGGCGGTTGTCCTGCTCATCGGTGAAACGCTCGACCAAGCCCAGGGACTCTATGCTTTTAAGCTGCCGAGTCACCGCAGCCGGATCAATGCGCAGCAAGCGCACCAATTGCTTTTGCGACAGGCAGCCGTTCTCCTGGTACAAGCAAATCAGGACACGCCAGCGTGGCAAGGGCATGCCCAATTGCTGGTCAAACGCCGCCATCAGACTGCGATACGTGCGCCCCAACTGCTGAGCCGCTTGAAGTTGCGGAAATTCATTCATCATGTTCAAGACTGTTCTTGACGATTAAATCGTATCGGCGGCACTTTGCGTACCCAATAAAAACACCAGACAATCAGCAGCAAAGTCACGGCCATACCCATATTGACGGCATGTGCCAGGGCATCGCGGGCCAAGCCCAGATACATCTGCCCGTCCTGCCCCGCCTGCTCCAGAAACTGTGTCTGCTGACTCACACTCATCAGGACTTGCGGGTCTTGCAGGGAGTTGATCAGGCTCGTGGGCAAAGCCGCCAATTGCGTGCGGATGGCCTCACCATACTGGTAATTGATCAGGGTTCCGACCACCGCCGTACCCAACATGCCACCCACCATGCGCATGGACTGTAGCATGGCCGTGGCAATCCCCAGCATGGAGCGCTCGACAATTTCCTGCGCAAACACCGTCAGATTCGGCATGATGCAACCAATACCAGTACCTGCAATCGTGGCGTAAATCACAAAATGCCAATGCGGATCGGTTTTCTTGATGAACACCATGCCCACGCAAGCAATGCTCAGCAGCACCAGACCCAGATAAAACATCATGGTGGGCCGACGCAGGCGCGTAATCGTACGGCCATTAATGATACTGCCCACGGTAATGAACACGACCAAGGGGGTGATCAATAAACCGGCAGTTTGTGGCCGCAAACCGTAACCGCCTTGCAGCAACAGAGGCGCATAGAACAAGAGGCCAAACAGAATAAAGCCCAGACCGGCAGACAGAACCAACAAAGAGAATTGAGCAGGGCTACTGAACAGGACCAAAGGCAGCAAAGGCTCTGTAACCCGACGTTCCCAAGCCACCAGCAGAACAAAGGCGGCCACACTGCACAGTCCCAGCAAGACCATCAGGTAGCTACCGCCATATTGCGGCAAGAGCTCCACCAGCAGCTGAATAGATGCCAGCCCCACCATCAGCAGCAAGGCCCCCAGCCAATCCAGACGCACTTTAGTCTGACGGAAATGGCGAATCTGCGGCAAGTAACGATAGACAAAATACAGGCTTAACAAACCCACGGGCAGGTTCACATAAAACACGGAGCGCCAGCCATAGTGCTCGGTCAGAATCCCACCCAGAAAGGGCCCCACCCCGTTCGCAATCCCAAAGGAAGCGCTAAGCATGACTTGCCAGCGCAAACGCACACGAGGGTCAGGAAACAGATCGGGCACACAGGCAAAAGCGGTCCCGACCAGCATGCCCCCGGCTATCCCCTGCAAGGCCCGAGCCAACACCAGCTGCAACATGCTTTGCGCCATGCCACAGAGTACGGAAGCCAGGGTAAACAAGACGATGGACACCAGCACAAAGCGGCGGCGTCCATAAAAATCCCCCAGGCGGCCAAAAATAGGCACGGTAATCACCGAAGTCAACAAATACGCGGTTGCCACCCAGGCATACAGTTCAAAACCATGCAGCTCGGACACAATGGTGGGCAACGCTGTCCCGACCACGGTCTGATCAATTGCCACCAACATCACCACAAAGCACAGCCCCATCATCGCCAGTATGGATTCTGTGACTGACAAGACACGCCCTGGCGTCTTTTGTGCTGCTTCCGATACGTTTACCATTTTCATTGACCATGCAATTATTGCCTAGTCAATCATTTTACGAGAGTGATAAAAACCTGACAAGCACTGCCTGAATCAAACTCTGTTCCCGCATCCCGGTACACAATAGCGATCATCCGGAAAGCAAGGCTTTCCAAGCGAATCTGCTCCACAGGAAAAACGTATGAATATCATGATTGTTGGTGCCAGCATGGGTCTGGGACGCGCTTTGATGGACGGCTTGGCCCAGGATGGCAACACGCTGTATGGCGTGGCTAGACGGCCACCTAGCTCCTTGGGCAGCTCTCTGAAACCGGACCCCAGCCCCAATCAGCACTGGATATGCGCCGATTTGTCCCAGCCGGACACCGCCAGCCAATTGGCAGCCGCCTGCCCGGACTCGCTGGACGTGCTCATCTACAACCTCGGGATTTGGGAGGACACGGCGTTCAGTGAGGAATACGATTTTCTGTCGCAAAGCGATCTGGCCCTCCGCCGTCTGGTCGATGTGAATCTGACTGGGGCCTTGCTGGCCATCCGTCACTTGCTGCCCCATTTATTACGCAGCAAACAACCTCGCTTGATTCTGACGGGATCGACCTCGGGTCTGCGTCAAAGCGGACGGCCGGAAGTCGCTTTTGGTGCGACGAAATTTGCCTTGAATGGTTTGGCTGACAGCCTACGCGAAGGCTATAGAGATCAAGGGCTGGCAGTAAGCTGTCTGCAACTGGGCTATCTGAATACGGAAGATGGCCTGGATGTTCCCTTGCACACGGCGGCTGAACGGGATCAGGGCGAGACCATCCCGGTCCATGACGTGCTCACCATTGTGCGCAGCCTGCTGCAACTGTCTCCGGCCAGCTTTATACGCGAGCTAATCCTGCCTGCCCTGCGTGATCCACGCTTTTAAATATCAAAACAAGCGAATCCCGTTCCTGAGCTATTGAACAAAAGGGTTGGACTCTATACCTGGGCCCCATAAAAAAAGGGAGTGTTTGCACACTCCCTTTTTCCTGCCTGACTACATGGCGTAGTCCGCTTTTTACAGCCCCTGCACCACGTACATGGTCATTTTGGCAGCGCCTTCACGTGCTTTACGGGCACGACGGTATTCCTCGGAATCGTGGAAAGCCTGGGCCTGTTCCAGCGTGTCGAACTCCATCACCACGGTACGCAAAGGCGCATTGCCTTCCAGAGTGACCGTTTCACCGCCACGCACCAACACTTTCACGTTATGGGTTTTCATGGCGATGCTGGAAAACTCCTGGTACTGCTTGTACTGCTCGGGGTTGGTAACTTCGACATTAGCAATCAAAAATGCGGACATAGTGTCTCCAAACTACTTTTAATAGCCGTGCTGCAAGGCACCGCTGTTTTTAACAATCGAATCGATCTGTTGCAGTGTCCGCAGCAAATCTGCCATCTGCGACAGAGGGACAGCATTCGGGCCGTCAGACAAGGCCTTGTCCGGATTAGGGTGGGTTTCCATGAACACGCCCGACACACCCGCTGCGACAGCAGCACGCGCCAGGACGGGCACAAACTCACGCTGGCCACCCGATGTCGTGCCCTGCCCGCCCGGCAACTGCACCGAGTGCGTGGCATCAAACACGACCGGGCAATCCGTGGCGCGCATGATCGCCAGGGAGCGCATATCGGACACCAGGTTGTTGTAGCCAAACGAAGCGCCACGCTCACAGACCATGATGGTGGAACCATCACCGCCCATTTCCATTGCCGCTGCACGTGCTTTTGCTACCACCTGCACCATATCCTGAGGTGCCAGGAACTGGCCCTTCTTGATATTCACGGGTTTCAGGGTAGCCGCACAAGCCTGAATAAAGTCGGTCTGACGGCACAGGAAAGCCGGTGTTTGCAGCACATCCACGACGGCAGCCACATCATCAACCTGGTCTTTGTCGTGTACATCGGTCAGGACCGGCACTTTGTAGTGCGAGCGCACATCCGCCAGAATCTGCAGACCTTCCGCCATGCCGGGACCACGGTAAGACTTGTCCGAACTCCGGTTGGCCTTGTCAAACGAGCTTTTGTAGATAAAGGGGATACCCAGGGCCGAGGTAATCTCGGCAAGCTGACCCGCTGTATCAAACGCCATTTGACGCGATTCAATCACACAAGGGCCAGCGATCAGAAAAAAGGGCCGATCCAGGCCAACGTCGTAACCGCATAAATCCATAATAGACCTCGTTTCAGTATTGCTGCATTCTCCCACATTCCTGACGGCGATGCTGCACCGCAGTGCAGCATGCCTGTCAGCCCAATCGTTCGGAGATTTCGATCAGGTTCAAGTCCGGGTCGCGCACATAGACAGAGCGAATCGGGCCAGTAGCCCCCGTACGCTGTACAGGCCCCTCAATAATGGGCCAGCCTTGTGACTGCAAATGCTCGATCACCTGCTCCAGCGGAATGCTGGCGATAAAACACAGGTCCAGCGCCCCCGGCACCGGCAAATGGGCCTTGGGCTCGAACTCCTGCCCACGCACATGCAAATTGATCTTTTGCGAGCCAAAGCTGAAGGCAATGCGCCCTTGCCCAAAGACTTCCTGCTTCATGCCCAGAACTTGCGTATAGAAATGGGTCGTGGCTTGCGGGTCGGTACAGGTCAGCACCAAATGATCCAGCTGTTCGATCATGATTACTCCCAGGAAAGCGGGCAACACATTCTGTCGCCCCGAATGAAAAAGCCCGCGTAGCGCGGGCCTTTTCAGTCATACCAAATTATCAAGCCGACTTTTTCTGGCGTTCCAGAGCCGCTTTGATATAGCTGGTAAACAGCGGATGGCCATCACGCGGTGTGGAGGTGAATTCCGGATGGAATTGCACGCCCATGAACCAGGGGTGATCTGGCAACTCCATGATTTCTGGCAGGTTCTCGGTAGGAGTACGAGCAGAAATCACCATGCCTACTTCTTCCAGACGCGGCACGTACAAGGTGTTGACCTCGAAACGGTGACGGTGACGTTCGTTCACTTCAGGGCCATAAATGGCTTCAGCACGCGAACCGGGTTTCACCGGGCAACGCTGCGCGCCCTTGCGCATGGTGCCGCCCAGATCGGAGGAACCATCACGGTGCTCAACCTTGCCTTCACGGTCTGCCCACTCGGTAATCAAGGCCACAACGGGATGCACGGCAGAGGGATCGAACTCGGTCGAGTTCGCGCCCACCAGATTGCCCACATTGCGAGCAAACTCAACCACGGCCAATTGCATGCCCAGGCAGATACCCAGGAATGGCACGCCGTTTTCACGAGCATATTGAATGGCGCGGATCTTGCCTTCGGTACCACGCTTGCCAAAACCGCCTGGCACCAGAATGGCGTCCAGACCTTTCAGGCAATCCGTACCTTCGTTCTCGATAACCTCGGAATCCAGGTACTCGATATTGATACGGGTACGGGTGTGGATACCGGCGTGAACCAGGGCTTCGCTCAGTGATTTGTAGGACTCGGTCAGGTCTACGTACTTGCCGACCATACCGATACGCACTTCGTGCTCCGGATTTTCCAGGGCCTGTACCAGACGATCCCACATGGACAGATCAGCCGGTGGAGGCGACAGCGCCAGTGCATCACACACCAGGCTGTCCAGACCTTGCTTATGCAGCATGGCTGGAATCTTGTAGATGGAATCCGCGTCCCATACCGAAATCACGGCGTCCATGGGTACGTTGGAGAACAGCGAAATCTTGGCCAGCTCGTCATCAGGAATGACGCGGTCAGCACGGCACAGCAAAGCGTGGGGGTGAATACCGATTTCACGCAGCTTTTGCACCGAGTGCTGGGTAGGTTTGGTCTTGAGTTCGCCAGCCGATGCAATGAACGGCACCAGTGTCAGGTGAACAAAAGCGGTGTTGTTGCGGCCCAGGCGCAGATTCATCTGGCGGGCAGCTTCCAGGAAAGGTTGGGATTCAATGTCACCCACTGTGCCGCCAATCTCGACGATGGCAACATCGGCCTCGCCATTGTAGGCAGCCTTGGCGCCACGAATGATGAAGTCCTGGATTTCGTTGGTGATGTGCGGGATAACCTGCACGGTCTTGCCCAGATAGTCCCCGCGACGCTCTTTGCGCAGCACGGATTCGTAAATCTGGCCCGTGGTGAAGTTGTTGACCTTGCGCATGCGAGCGGAAATAAAGCGCTCGTAGTGGCCCAGGTCCAGGTCGGTTTCCGCACCATCCTCAGTAACAAACACTTCACCGTGCTGGAAGGGGCTCATGGTGCCCGGATCTACGTTGATGTAGGGATCCAGCTTGAGCATGGTCACGCGCAGGCCGCGGGACTCCAGGATGGCAGCCAGGGATGCAGCCGCAATACCTTTGCCCAGGGAGGACACAACGCCTCCCGTTACGAATACATATTTGGTGGTCATTATAAAAGGCGCCTGAGGTCAAATCAGGCGATAGCGGGAAATTTGGATTATAACGGCAAGCGCCCATGCTTGGCGACCTGACAAGTGGCATTTCACTGCGGAAATACCACTTGTCCTTGCAACTATTGACAACAGCAGACGGTAGCGATCAGATCGCCTGCGTCCTTTGCTCAAGCCACTTGCGTGCATCACCCTGAACACGCGGCAAGAGGCGTTCACGCACTTGCTGATGATATTCATTGAGCCAGTTGCGCTCGGCCACCGTCAGTAGTGCGGCATCTATACAACGCGTATCGATAGGACACAGGGTCAGGGTTTCAAAACGCAGAAACTGCCCGTACTCGCTACGCATGGCCGGGACGGCAGCGACCAGATTCTCGATCCGTATGCCCCACTGACCGGGACGGTACAAGCCAGGCTCGTTGGACGTAATCATGCCGGCACGCATGGCGGAATGTGGTCCGATGCGACCACGCCAGGAAATAGACTGCGGGCCTTCGTGCACATTCATGAAGTAACCCACGCCGTGGCCGGTGCCATGACCAAAGTCCAGGCCCTGCTCCCACAAAGGCTGACGCGCCAGCACATCAATTTGCTGACCGGCAATACCTTCGGGAAACACCAGCATGGACAAGGACACCATGCCTTTCAGAACCAGCGTGAAATCACGAATCTGCTCGGCAGATACCTGACCTACCGGCACCACACGGGTAATGTCGGTCGTCCCGCCCTGATACTGCCCACCGGAGTCGATCAGCAACAGGCCGTTGCCATCAATACGGGCGTGGGACTGCTGGGTAGCCTGATAGTGCGGCATGGCACCATTGGCCTTATAGGCGGCAATCGTGCCAAAGCTGGGGCTGACAAAGCCTTCCTGACGGGCACGGGCGGCGCAGATATGTTCATCCACATCCAGCTCGTTCACGTCGTTTTGCTGCTCAAACCAGGCAAGGAACTCGCACAAGGCAGCGCCGTCTTTTTCCATGGTTTCACGCACATGGTCCAGCTCGGCATCGGTCTTGCAGGACTTGAGCAATTGAGCCGGGTTGATGTATTCGACCACATTCAAATGGGCGGCCAGTTGGGCGGCCCAGGCCGTGGTCCGGGCCATATCCAGCAATATGGGCATGGATGCCGGCAAGGCGCGCATGAAGGAGGACAGCTCGGTATAGCCTTGAACTTGCACACCATCGGCTGCCAGTGCTTCCTGTATGCCGGCCGACAGCTTGTTGCCATCCACAAACAGAAACGCCTGATCCGGACCAATCAGCAAGTACGACAAAAACACTGGGTTATAGGACACATCGCTGCCCCGCAGATTCAGCGTCCAGGCAATATCATCCAGCGCGCTCAGCAAATGCCAATGCGCGCCCTGCTCCTGCATGGTAACTCGGGTGCTGCTCAAATTTTCCTGACGAGTGCGGCAGGCAAAAGGAGGCAGATGCTCCACCACCTGACCGACAGGCGCAGCAGGTCGATCCGTCCAGATCGGGCTCAGCAAATCGGCTTCCAGCACCCACTCCAGCTCCGGCGTGGCCTTTTGCCAGGCCAGCAGACTTTGTGCCGACACCGACTGGCTATCCAGCGCAACTCGCGACTGGGCAGGCACATGCTCGGCCAGCCAGTTGGCCGGTTCAGGCACTCCGGCCTCGCCCGCACGTTGCAATTGAATGCCGCTACCTTCAAGTTCCTTGGCCGCCTGTTCCCAATAACGGCTATCGGTCCACAAACCAGCCCAATCTGCCGTCACCACCAGCAGCCCGGCCGACCCGACAAACCCGCTTAGCCACTGACGGCTTTTCCAGCGATCGGGCAGGTATTCAGACAGATGAGGGTCAGATGTAGGCCAGATGCTTGCCTGCACGGACTGAAATTGCATTTGTTCGCGCAGCGCCTGCAAGCGTGCGGCAACGGGGGTATGGGCCATGCCAACTTCCTTTACATAAACAGCGTTCACGCACCGATCAAGCATAAAAAAAGCTCCGACTCGCGCCGAAGCTTTTTTAGCCAGAGAAACCGATCAGGCCACAGCGCTGACGTCCAGCGGGACGCCTGTCTTGGACTGAATGTACTCAAGGCTGACTTCTGGTGCCAACTCAAGCAACTTTAAACCATTTTCCGTCACTTCCATCACTCCCAGATCGGTAATGATGAGGTCAACCACACCCACGCCCGTCAGGGGCAAGGTGCAAGCAGGCAGAATTTTCAGGTCTTCCGTGCCGTCTTTCTTGGTGGCCACGTGTTCCATCAGGACCACGACGCGACCGACGCCAGCGACCAGGTCCATGGCACCGCCCATGCCCTTGATCATCTTGCCGGGGATCATCCAGTTGGCCAGATCACCCTTTTCCGACACCTGCATGGCGCCCAGAATTGCAATATTGATCTTGCCGCCACGAATCATGGCAAACGAGTCTGCCGAGGAAAAAATGGACGAGCCGGGCAAGGTGGTGATGGTTTGCTTGCCAGCGTTGATCAGGTCAGCGTCAATCTTGTCTTCGGTCGGGAATGGGCCGATGCCCAGCAAACCGTTTTCCGACTGCAACCAGACTTCAATGCCCGCAGGCACGTGGTTGGCAACCAGCGTAGGCAAACCGATACCCAGGTTGACGTAAAAGCCGTCCTGAAGCTCCAGAGCGGCGCGTGCCGCCATTTGATCTCTATTCCAAGCCATTATTATCTTGCCTCGCTAATCAGGAAGAACGAACGGTACGCTGTTCAATGCGCTTTTCGGGCTGGGCATTGAGCACGATACGGTGCACGTAAATGCCGGGCAAATGCACATCATCCGGGTCCAGGCTGCCGGTCTCGACAATTTCCTCGACCTCGACAATGGTGATTTTTCCAGCCATGGCCACGTTCGGGTTGAAGTTGCGCGCGGTCTTGCGGAACACCAGGTTGCCACTGCGGTCGGCCTTGTAGGCTTTGACCAGCGACACATCAGGCACCAGAGCCTCTTCCATCACGTATTGCTGACCGTTGAACTCGCGAATTTCCTTGCCCTCAGCCACGATGGTGCCCACACCCGTTGCGGTAAAGAAAGCAGGAATGCCCGCGCCACCGGCACGCAGCTTTTCAGCCAGTGTGCCCTGGGGGGTGAAGTCCAGTTCCAGTTCGCCCGCCAGATACTGACGCTCAAACTCCTTGTTTTCACCCACGTAGGAGGAAATCATCTTGCGGATCTGGCGTGTTTCCAGCAACTGACCCAAACCAAAGCCATCCACCCCGGCATTATTGCTAATGCAGGTCAGGTTTTTGACTCCGCTATCGCGCAGCGCAGCAATCAGCGCCTCGGGAATTCCGCACAGGCCGAATCCACCTACCGCGACTGTCTGTCCGTCGGCAACGACCCCCTGCAACGCCTCCTTGGCGCTTGGATAGACTTTATTCAATTGACTCTCCAATAACTCTTTAATTGGCCTAAACAGCAAACTTTGTCCAATAATGCCGCTGTGCACCATACAGTGCTATCAGGCATTCTACGACTTGACTATGCTTTCCGTATACGTAAAGCTTAACCCTGAAAAACCGAGTGTATCTGTTTACGCTCATCTTCGGTCCAAGGTTGAGAACCGCCTTGGGGGTTAATGGACACTAGCACACAGCGGCCACGTGCATAAATGACATCGGCTTGATTTGCGTCACATACAAAGACTTCCAACTCAATGCTGCTGCCACCGACTTTCAGCAATTTGTGCACAATCCGCACAGTGGCCGGATACAGGACCGAACGCAGGAAATCCAGGCTGGCGTGCGCCAGTACCCCGGTACGTGGAGAAGGTGGCACCATGCCCAACTTCATCATTAACTGGACACGGGCTTCCTCGACGTAGCGAAAGTAAACCGTATTGTTAACATGATTCATGGCATCCAGATCGCCCCAGCGCACGGCAATATCAAAAGTGGCTCCTGCACCAGAATCTACTACTTGTGTCATTACATGCTCTCCTTACCGATATTTACTGATGAACCCGGAAGCCACCAGGCACTGCCCCTGGCCTCCGAACTCAAAACGGGATTAAGCAGACTACAATACAATCGACCGTACGCACAGTACACGAATTTCACCCGCCAACAATCAAGAACAAAGCGCTAAGCCGTAATAGGAGATCAGCAGCAATGTCTGAACGTGAATCGATGGAATATGACGTTATTATCGTCGGCGCTGGCCCTGCAGGCCTGGCCACCGCGATACGTCTGAAACAGCTCGCCCAAGAAAAAGAACAAGAAATCAGCGTCTGTATCCTGGAAAAAGGCGCTGAAGTGGGTGCCCACATCCTGTCAGGCGCCGTCATGGACACGCGCGCTCTGGACGAACTGCTGCCGGACTGGAAAGCGCAAGGCGCCCCCATCTCGGTAGAAGTGACTGAAGACAAATTCCTTTTCCTGACCGAAAAAGGCGCACGCAGCACCCCCATGTGGTTGCTGCCTGACTGCTTCAAGAACCATGGCAATTACATTGTCCGTCTGGGCAACGTCGTGCAATGGATGGGTGAGCAGGCCGAGGCCCTGGGCGTGGATATTTTCCCCGGCTTTGCCGCTGCCCACATTCTGTATGACGACAACGGTGCAGTCCGCGGCGTCTTGACAGGCGATATGGGTGTGGCCCGCGACGGCACGCACACGGCCCACTATCAGCCCGGCATGGAGTTGCTGGCGTCCTACACGATTTTTGCCGAAGGTTCACGTGGCCACCTGGGCCGTGAGCTGACCGAGCGCTTCAAGCTGGACGAATCCCGCAATGCCCAAAGCTACGGCATTGGCATTAAAGAACTGTGGGAAGTGGATCCCTCCCAGTCCCAGCCCGGTCTGGTGATTCACACTGCTGGCTGGCCGCTGGATTCGGACACTTACGGCGGCTCCTTCCTGTACCACCTGGATAACAATC encodes:
- the eno gene encoding phosphopyruvate hydratase; its protein translation is MSAIVDIIGREILDSRGNPTVECDVLLESGAMGRASVPSGASTGAREALELRDGDKSRYLGKGVLRAVENLNTEISEALMGLDAQEQTFIDRTLIELDGTEDKSRLGANAMLAASMAVARAAADDSGLSLYRYFGGSGAMAMPVPMMNVINGGAHANNTLDLQEFMIMPVGAKSFRESLRMGAEVFHTLKGLIHDQGMSTAVGDEGGFAPNVANHEAAIELILRAIEQAGYEPGTQIALALDCAASEFYRDGKYHLAGEGGVSLSSQDFANLLANWCDKYPIISIEDGMAEDDWDGWRILSQQLGDKIQLVGDDLFVTNTKILKKGIELGIGNSILIKINQIGTLTETFAAIEMAKRAGYTAVISHRSGETEDSTIADIAVATNAMQIKTGSLSRSDRMSKYNQLLRIEEELAEVATFPGREAFYNLR
- a CDS encoding MarR family winged helix-turn-helix transcriptional regulator, whose protein sequence is MMNEFPQLQAAQQLGRTYRSLMAAFDQQLGMPLPRWRVLICLYQENGCLSQKQLVRLLRIDPAAVTRQLKSIESLGLVERFTDEQDNRLTNVRLSSAGRELVEATLPRRRRLVEAMLQDFSDQDLNQLITLLGNWESALLKAGDKDLL
- a CDS encoding MDR family MFS transporter — encoded protein: MKMVNVSEAAQKTPGRVLSVTESILAMMGLCFVVMLVAIDQTVVGTALPTIVSELHGFELYAWVATAYLLTSVITVPIFGRLGDFYGRRRFVLVSIVLFTLASVLCGMAQSMLQLVLARALQGIAGGMLVGTAFACVPDLFPDPRVRLRWQVMLSASFGIANGVGPFLGGILTEHYGWRSVFYVNLPVGLLSLYFVYRYLPQIRHFRQTKVRLDWLGALLLMVGLASIQLLVELLPQYGGSYLMVLLGLCSVAAFVLLVAWERRVTEPLLPLVLFSSPAQFSLLVLSAGLGFILFGLLFYAPLLLQGGYGLRPQTAGLLITPLVVFITVGSIINGRTITRLRRPTMMFYLGLVLLSIACVGMVFIKKTDPHWHFVIYATIAGTGIGCIMPNLTVFAQEIVERSMLGIATAMLQSMRMVGGMLGTAVVGTLINYQYGEAIRTQLAALPTSLINSLQDPQVLMSVSQQTQFLEQAGQDGQMYLGLARDALAHAVNMGMAVTLLLIVWCFYWVRKVPPIRFNRQEQS
- a CDS encoding SDR family NAD(P)-dependent oxidoreductase, with amino-acid sequence MNIMIVGASMGLGRALMDGLAQDGNTLYGVARRPPSSLGSSLKPDPSPNQHWICADLSQPDTASQLAAACPDSLDVLIYNLGIWEDTAFSEEYDFLSQSDLALRRLVDVNLTGALLAIRHLLPHLLRSKQPRLILTGSTSGLRQSGRPEVAFGATKFALNGLADSLREGYRDQGLAVSCLQLGYLNTEDGLDVPLHTAAERDQGETIPVHDVLTIVRSLLQLSPASFIRELILPALRDPRF
- a CDS encoding DUF1330 domain-containing protein, with the protein product MSAFLIANVEVTNPEQYKQYQEFSSIAMKTHNVKVLVRGGETVTLEGNAPLRTVVMEFDTLEQAQAFHDSEEYRRARKAREGAAKMTMYVVQGL
- the kdsA gene encoding 3-deoxy-8-phosphooctulonate synthase, whose translation is MDLCGYDVGLDRPFFLIAGPCVIESRQMAFDTAGQLAEITSALGIPFIYKSSFDKANRSSDKSYRGPGMAEGLQILADVRSHYKVPVLTDVHDKDQVDDVAAVVDVLQTPAFLCRQTDFIQACAATLKPVNIKKGQFLAPQDMVQVVAKARAAAMEMGGDGSTIMVCERGASFGYNNLVSDMRSLAIMRATDCPVVFDATHSVQLPGGQGTTSGGQREFVPVLARAAVAAGVSGVFMETHPNPDKALSDGPNAVPLSQMADLLRTLQQIDSIVKNSGALQHGY
- a CDS encoding VOC family protein, whose amino-acid sequence is MIEQLDHLVLTCTDPQATTHFYTQVLGMKQEVFGQGRIAFSFGSQKINLHVRGQEFEPKAHLPVPGALDLCFIASIPLEQVIEHLQSQGWPIIEGPVQRTGATGPIRSVYVRDPDLNLIEISERLG
- a CDS encoding CTP synthase, with translation MTTKYVFVTGGVVSSLGKGIAAASLAAILESRGLRVTMLKLDPYINVDPGTMSPFQHGEVFVTEDGAETDLDLGHYERFISARMRKVNNFTTGQIYESVLRKERRGDYLGKTVQVIPHITNEIQDFIIRGAKAAYNGEADVAIVEIGGTVGDIESQPFLEAARQMNLRLGRNNTAFVHLTLVPFIASAGELKTKPTQHSVQKLREIGIHPHALLCRADRVIPDDELAKISLFSNVPMDAVISVWDADSIYKIPAMLHKQGLDSLVCDALALSPPPADLSMWDRLVQALENPEHEVRIGMVGKYVDLTESYKSLSEALVHAGIHTRTRINIEYLDSEVIENEGTDCLKGLDAILVPGGFGKRGTEGKIRAIQYARENGVPFLGICLGMQLAVVEFARNVGNLVGANSTEFDPSAVHPVVALITEWADREGKVEHRDGSSDLGGTMRKGAQRCPVKPGSRAEAIYGPEVNERHRHRFEVNTLYVPRLEEVGMVISARTPTENLPEIMELPDHPWFMGVQFHPEFTSTPRDGHPLFTSYIKAALERQKKSA